Proteins encoded in a region of the Cyanobium sp. AMD-g genome:
- a CDS encoding Hepatitis C virus core protein, translated as MQTLLTTPAALAELQPPRGYRVLAWIGLVANLLVLPLGLAAILLSSIWRTANVVVYTSAVLPAVALGVLACVALLKWRLWGQVLAIVALSLDLAIEMAYGIVRMTLVGEERLLLAVAAPLAWGLTLTALVFWCRPAIRSYLS; from the coding sequence ATGCAGACGCTCTTGACGACACCGGCCGCCCTGGCGGAACTCCAGCCACCACGGGGCTATCGCGTCCTGGCCTGGATCGGCCTGGTGGCCAACCTGCTGGTCCTGCCGCTGGGCCTGGCGGCGATCCTGCTCAGCAGCATCTGGAGAACGGCCAATGTCGTCGTTTACACCAGCGCCGTGCTGCCCGCGGTGGCCCTGGGGGTGCTGGCTTGCGTCGCGTTGCTGAAGTGGCGGCTGTGGGGCCAGGTGCTGGCGATTGTGGCGCTGTCGCTGGATCTGGCGATTGAGATGGCCTACGGCATCGTGCGGATGACCCTGGTGGGCGAGGAGCGCCTCCTGCTGGCCGTGGCAGCTCCCCTGGCCTGGGGTCTCACCCTGACGGCACTGGTGTTCTGGTGCCGGCCGGCAATCCGCTCGTACCTGAGCTGA
- a CDS encoding pirin-like bicupin family protein, translating into MTIVFRPAGERFHSQLDWLDSWHSFSFSHHHDPAWMGFGPLRVINDDTIAAGRGFGMHPHRDMEIVTVMVDGQLNHHDSMGHSEVLRAGEVQAMSAGTGVVHSEMNQGESPCRLLQIWIEPDRAGHPPAYRQEPFRLQPGWTPLLDPDGHQGALAINRRVRLWRAQPAAGERLVLAIAPGTSGWLQLISGQGSAFGQPMQRGDGLGFPAAPADSFEAGAVGADLLLFELR; encoded by the coding sequence ATGACCATTGTCTTCCGACCCGCCGGCGAGCGCTTCCACAGCCAGCTCGACTGGCTGGACAGCTGGCACAGCTTCTCCTTCTCCCACCACCACGATCCGGCCTGGATGGGGTTCGGGCCGCTGCGGGTGATCAACGACGACACGATCGCCGCCGGCCGCGGCTTCGGCATGCATCCGCACCGGGACATGGAGATCGTCACGGTGATGGTGGACGGCCAGCTCAACCACCACGACTCCATGGGCCACAGCGAGGTGCTGCGGGCCGGAGAGGTGCAGGCGATGAGCGCCGGCACCGGCGTGGTGCACAGCGAGATGAACCAGGGCGAGAGCCCCTGCCGGCTGCTGCAGATCTGGATCGAGCCGGATCGGGCGGGCCACCCCCCGGCCTATCGCCAGGAACCGTTCCGGCTCCAGCCCGGCTGGACACCGCTGCTGGATCCGGATGGACACCAGGGGGCCCTCGCCATCAACCGTCGGGTGCGGCTCTGGCGGGCACAACCTGCGGCAGGAGAGCGCCTGGTGCTGGCCATCGCCCCTGGGACCTCTGGCTGGTTGCAGCTGATCTCTGGCCAGGGGTCAGCCTTCGGGCAGCCTATGCAGCGGGGCGACGGACTCGGCTTTCCGGCGGCCCCAGCCGACAGCTTCGAGGCCGGCGCCGTTGGGGCAGATCTGCTGCTGTTCGAGCTGCGCTGA